The sequence below is a genomic window from Ipomoea triloba cultivar NCNSP0323 chromosome 10, ASM357664v1.
tcaaattgaaAGTGAGCTGACATTTATTATCATATCATTGGGTTGTATGGCGTTGCCACCAAGTAAAGGTCATCCTTCTTTCCAGCAGTGATTCCTGAGGATTCAGTTAAGTCCAAACCTTTAGAATACTGAGGTTCTTGAGGGAGTTCCCAATCAAAATGGAATAGCAATTTGGCTAACGGAAGAATAACGTTTGCCAAACCAAACGACATCCCGGGACATATCCTCCTCCCGCCCCCAAACGGGAGGAACTCGAAGTTATTCCCCGAGAAATCGATGGAACTATTCTCAAATCTCTCAGGTAAAAAGCTCTCAGCATGGTCCCAGTAGGCAGGATCCCTACTTATGGACCACACGTTGACCAAAACCCAGGTTTTGGGTGGGATTTTGTAGCCGTTGATCTCGGTTTCCTCCCGGCATTCTCGAGGGATTAAGAGTGGCGAAGGGGGATGGAGACGGAGAGTTTCTTTGATCACAAGTTTCAGGTATTTAAGATCCTCCACGTCTTCTTCGTTGAAATCGCCTTTAAAAGCCTGTCTAACTTCAGCTTGAGCCTTGGCTAGTATGCTAGGATTTCTCAACATTTCTACCATTGCCCACACCACTGTAGTGGATGAAGTCTCTGTTCCAGCAGTAAATAAATCCTGCATGATATGGGCGTCCAAACATTATTAGCTTTAGAGTTATTAATACCCGATTTAGTCATCAGCTGTAGTAGTTTTACTCGATTTAGTCTTAATCGATTTTTTGTGGTCGATCAATTAAATGATCTATTAATATAGCTTGGTAATATCATTGACTATAGTAATTTTAGTCTTGGACTATGATAATTTTATCCAATTTAATTtttgactatagtggttttatccaatttaatcattaactatagtgatttttatgATTTAGTCCGTGATTCTAACAATTGATGACTCAATTGGGTAAAATAGTCAAAATTGTgtacctaattaagcacaaaaagtagtttagaactaaatctaaaaaaccactatagtggactaaattggatattaattctgcatgtaataatgtaatataatataatgcactTACAAACACAATAGCCTTAACGTTTTGGATGGTGATGGGGAACTGAAAGCCGTCATGGGTATCCATCATCCTGAGCAGAACGTCGATCAAATCCTCGCTACCACCGGTGTCCACCTTCTTTCCGGCCGTCAAAGTCTTCTTCTGCCGCCTATGATCGCCGATGACGTTTTCCACGATAGCGTCAATCCTGTTGTGCACTCTCAAGATTTTGCGCTTCATTCCGCTGAGGCCGTGGAGGAATTTGAGAGAGGGAAAAATGTCGGCCACGTCGAACCCTCCCAACAAGATCAACACCTCCTTTATGAGGGCGATGAACTCGTCCTGCTCCTTGAACACACACCCGAACGCCGACCGGCACGTCATCGAGCTCGTGAACTGGAACACCTTTTCCGTGAGATTCACCGGCCGCCCGCCGGACAACCGAATAAAGTCTAAGAGCCGGGATACCTGcacaaatatattaaagaagCTAAGAtcgatattattattatcattattattattattattagaaaaaatatcaaataagcTCCTAAACTGTACCTACAAAGTCAATTAAGTCTCTAAATTTTTAACATTATAAATTGGGCCAATGAAGCCTAAGAAAAGGTAATTAACCTGCTATTATAAGTCATTTTAGTTCAGACATGAAAATCTAGCGATCGGCGATGGTGTGGCCATTCCTGGTGAAAAGCGACCGGTCACATTTCCTAACTGATCGCCTTCCGTTGGGGAAGGTGACCAATCGCCTTCTCCATGGAATGGAGACAAGTGACAGTTCGATTGTTGCCGGTAGCCGTATTTTTACGCCAAAACTGAAATGACTTGCAATGACGAGTCATTTACTGGTTTTTGAATTTCATAATTATCCcaatttaacatattaaatgGTGTAgttgcattttttaaaagtttaagtgcctaattgactttttaggtaaagtttaggattttatttgaacttttttccatatatatatatatacacggtatACCTACCTCCTGGCGCCTAATGGTGCTGAAACCCTGAACATTTCTAGTGCTAAGAACTTCAACCACACATATTTTGCGCATTTGTCTCCAATAATCTCCGTAAGGACAGAAGACGATGTCAGAGCTGTTATAGGACACAATGTCGGCGAGCAACATTTTGGGGCGGGAAGCAAACGCGAGGTCGTGGGTCTTTAGCACAGATTTGGCCATGTCCGGAGACGACACCACCACCGCACAAACTTGGCCTAATTGGACGTGCATGAGGGGACCATATTTCTGGGCTAAGTCCCTTAATCGACGGAGCGGAGACGATGCTGCACCACCGTATAGGTGGTGCATGCTTCCCAGGAAAGGCAACCTCCACGGTCCGGGCGGCAATTTTTTACCTCTCCACTTGTTCTGCTCTCTAGCTACCAACGCAAGGAAGAGTAGTAGTAAGAAACAGAACAAGTTGATGAGGAGctccattaataataataatattgcttACTTGTTATGGTATGTATTGTAGATAGATGATGGTATGGTATTTATAGCAGCAGCTAGCCATCAAATTTGACCTGAATCCAGAGAATTGAAAAACGTGCAAGCTAATAGCTAGAAGAACGTACGTAGACCAAAACCCAGCTGCAAATGTAATGAAGTTAAAACAAGAGTGGTCTGTGCGTGGTTGGCAATGCATGAACGGTGGTGAagatatgttttcaaaaaaaaaaaaagggtggcGAAGATATGATACAAGTAGCTTTCGTCTTTTGAATAATCATATCGTATGTTTAATTTTGCGGCGGTAGCTATAATGACTAATGagcttttgaaaaaatataacaaaaaataacaaaaaactTTTGGCCTGTcttaattaaatagaaaatgacaataaataaataaataaataaataaataaataaatatatatatatatatatatatatatatataatacttttacattttgaattaaaagtattgcatttttatttttctttataagtagcAAACATGGGCCAACATtactaaaatgtaatacttttgatgaaagtTTAATACTTTTCACTtattttataagtaacaaatacttattttatttctaattggTATAACAATTTTTTGTGTAAGTAcgtattacaatttacaatctCTTATTATTGACTTGACTCGATTCGACTTGTCTCACagataaggatccgtgagatggtctccGTACACAAATGTGACACTATTTTTTAGTCTAAGTATTACAGTTTCATATTAACTTCTCACACAAAtgtgatcctatatatataggagacAGATCAATTGAGAACTACATGCCCAGAATAAAAATGAGAACCCATTGTAGTCATCCATCTGTCTAGATCTAGCACTTGCACCAATTATTTACACTTATAACACATATTACTTGTActaaagtttgaattatttataaaaatgtcaccgcatttttttaaaaaaagttacataTAATTTGTTAGATCTAGACAGATGAATGACTGCAATCAATTTTCATTCCTCTCTTAGGCATTTGTTCTATCCTGACTGCGTAAGCACACACacatacgtacgtacgtacatacatacatacgtacatacatatatatatatatatatataggaatctattcaaatgtggtcgcgccttcccgtgggATCGGTGCTGTTCGCATGagtcaatgttagaaaatgcaccactcaatgttagaaaacgcaccacaatgaaaatacacaaaaacaccaaaacaCACACCACACGcctaaaataatgcaccataactctcctgcccctaatggtgcatttgctaacactgtgtggtgtatattttcaTACCTAGtgttgtgttttttggtgatgcatacctaatgatgcatatttgtatggtgcattttttaacattgagtggtgtatatttgtatacatagtagtGCGGTCGCACTGATCACACGTTAAGGAGCTACAACACATGATTATGACtctctccctatatatatatatatatatatatatatatatatatatatatatatatatatataaactggtTAACTGTTTGTATTTGTCAAGTCCTTAATATAAGAAGTTTAGTTGAAGTGTATTTTAAAATACAGACgacatatatttatgtttaaggATAAGGAATGAAATAAAGTCCAAATTAAATTCTTCAGTCAGCTGCTGCTCGTGGGAACATAGATTTTTCTTCATCCGTCAGATAGTTGAGATTACTTACGTACAAGGTATAGCTAGTAGAACGTGGACCAAAACCCAGCTATATTCTACGTACTACAAATGTAGTGATGTTAAAACAAGAGTCGTCTATGGTTGGCACTTGGCAATGCATGAACGGCGAAGATATATATGAAACAGTGGGAACTTTCCTCTTTTAAATAATCATATGGTATACCatacattttaataattatcaatttttCTATGCAAACTTAAACATTAATTCTTGTTAGTTAGACGGATCCGAGTCAagattaaatataatacatacagTAAAAAATGCATGTAATACTAATATGAATAACATGTTTATTActacttatattaaaaaattaatacttttgaatatatatatagatttaaaagtattacatttttctttaaaaatattacattttcgcTTACAAGTAATAAACACGGactaacattacttataagcGTGGTTGAAAAAACCACTAGGCGTTCGGGACGCCTAGGTGGATCGGAGATTAATATAGGCACCcgtgcattttttattttatttttatttttatatatattttaaaaattttaagacttgataattataacctatttaatactccgtattttaatatttaatactaaaatattaaatattaacttaaaaaatatctaaagtttgaacaatttaggaatgtaacaatagctaatcgaccGACTAGGCGACCTAGTTGGTGCCTAGTCGTCCTAGTCGATGCCTAGGCGGCACTTAAACGGCCTAGTCAGCCACCTAGCCGatcagccgcctagaccaccaattATGATGATACGCTAGGTAGCAATATAATTAGTCATTGCCTAGATAGGATTTTTGCAATACtgcttataaggaaaaatgtaatacttttgatgaaaatataatagttttacgtcaaaatataaaagtatatcaatTGGTTAGCTGTTTCTATTTTCTAAGTCCTTATTAATATAAGAAGTTTATTTGAAGTGTATTTTAAGATACAGATGACATAGATTTATGTTTAAGGATAAGGAATGAAACAAAGTCCAAATTTAATTCTTCCGTCAGCTGCTGCTCTGCTTGTGGGAACATAGATTTTTCTTCATCAGCCCCAACGTCAGCTAGTTCAGATTAAGTTATCAGATTGGCcttattttgttgaattgaatATGCCTTATTTTGGCATGCATGCAGATCAGAATTTATACGTACCCATCCtaggaaaacaaattaaattttaacttatttccttaatggcggcggcggcggcggctgtAGATAGGATAGGATAGTATCGTATGAGAACCTCGTATGGGTATAAATACTGTTGCCTTGCCCTTCATTTCTTCATCGCAACATAACCTAGCTACCTGGCCTCATAGTTGATCTGATCTCTACTCCCGCTTGCAATATAATGGAAAACAATATCCTACGCCCTGTCGTCAACTTCTCTCCTAGTTTATGGGGTGATCAATTCCATTCATTCTCAATAGACaatcaggtatatatatatatatatatatatatatatatatatattactacctctgtcccattttaccggtcttactttcttttttaatttgttccaaaatgttgtcctattttcaaaattgaacatcaccatcattctacttttcctaattttaacttttgctttttttaatagttttattttcaaaagtgaaaaaattgGGGGCATAATTAGGAAACACATCACacttactttaatttcttaaaaagcgagcaaaaagcaaatgagacatcTAATTCGGAATGGAGGGAGTATATATATTagacattatttatttatttagtaggTGGCCTATCTGGTATGCATAGAATCTATCAGAAACCTAACCTCCTAGTAGTGAAAGTGgaaatttacttttttaaacGGTAAATTTGTAGAGTGTTAGTAGTTTTGTCTCATACTTAACTCATAATTCAATCTATATGGTGTATTGGTATTATTCTGAGAGTACCTAACTTTATGTGCTATATGATACATGTCTTGTATCCCATTAATACATGCTTTATATAATGTATGGCCTATCTGGAATATAGACTAACCCTAAAAGTATGTTCTCCCAACAAACACTTGCACCATATAATTAAGGctcataatatataatatatacatattatatggGAAAACCTTACACTAGCttctaatttaataaatatatacttgcaGGTTGCTGAAGAATACGCAAGAGAGATTGAAATTTTGAAGGAGCAAATAAGGGCTACGCTGCAGATTGCTTCAGGAAGCAGTAATGTGGCGgagaaattaaaattcatcGATCTGCTAGAACGCCTTGGAATAGCATATCACTTTGAGAAAGAGATTGATGATCAACTCCAACATATTTATACCCACCACCCCATGCACTCGCATGATTTGGAAACCGTTGCTCTTCAATTTCGATTGCTCAGGCAACATGGTTACAAAATTTCTACTGGtaatttcttaatttatatatatattagccgGGATTATCACTAAATTAACtaattttgagtactactgactttgtaCAACGTGCATGTAGATATTTTCAGCAACTTTGTTGACAGCAATGGAAAATTCAGAGACACCTTTGATGTGAAGGGTCTGCTGAGCTTGTACGAAGCTTCGTACGTGAGCACACACGGTGACGACATTTTAGAAGGTGTGGTCGCTTTTGCGGCGACTCGTCTCCGATCTGCAGCACCACTTCTAGAACCCAACAGCACTTTAAAAAAGCTGGTGACGCATGCCCTGGATCAGCCATTGCACACCGGCATGCCCAGAATCGAAACGCGCTTTTTCATATCGGTGTACGAAGAAGAAGAGGACTCGTCCAGGAACGATGTGTTGCTGCGCTTTGCAAAATTGGATTTCAATTTGCTGCAGATGTTGCACAAGCAAGAGCTCAGTGAAGTATCAAGGTTTGTTCAATTCgtcatacaattatatatagctaatttaatttgttattatcaCTTTgttgaattatattatattgttgaacaAGCATGCATGTGTACGTGTATGTAGGTGGTGGAAAGAGTTGGACTTTGCCACAACACTTCCTTATGCAAGGGATAGAGCAGTTGAATGCTATTTTTGGGCACTAGGAGTATATTTTGAGCCTCACTATTCTAAGGCTCGTGTCATGCTTGCCAAAAACATTTCGATTGTTTCGATTTTAGATGACACCTATGATGCTTATGGTACCTTAGAAGAATTAGATGTATACACAGATGTCATACAAAGGTATaatatacacaaaaatatactaatgtatatatgttcatttatatatgtatgtcggTGTCATTTTTCTAATTAAGTTTATCCTTTTTTATGGCCTTTAATTAGGTGGGACATTAGTGAAATTGATCGGCTGCCAAACTATATGAAAATTAGCTATAAAGCTCTGTTAGAACTTTTCGATGAAGATGAGAAGGATCTCTCAAAAGAAGGAAGATCATATGTCGTCCAACATGCAATGGAAAGAGTACGTAAGAATAGTAAATTTGTTATATGATGTCTTATTTGGTTTGATCAAATCTTATATAAAACTGATTAATCTATTAAATATATAGATGAAGGAACTTGTGAGATGCTACTTTATTGAAGCCAAGTGGTTCATTGAAGGAGAAAAGCCTGTGTTTGCTGAATACCTTAGAAATGCATTTGTTAGTTGCACTTACTATTTGCTGGCCACAATATCTTGCTATGGCTTGAAGTCTGCTGACGACAAAGTATTTGATTGGTTAATGCAAAATCCTAGAATTCTTGAAGCAAGTGTTACATTATGCAGGGTCATCGACGACATAGCCACCTTTGATGTAAGCTTACAGATGTCTATATTTTAAACATAGATCAAACAAATTTAATTCCTTTAGATGTACCTTAACATGaactacttattattattattgattctaTTTTGATAGGTTGAGAAAGATAGAGGGCAAGTTACAACAGGCATTGAGTGCTACATGAAGGAGTATTGCGTATCACAAGAAAAGGCAATGGAAAAGTTTCAAGAAATGGCTGAACTTGGCCTGAAGGATTTGAATGAAGGGCTCATTAAACCAACACCTGTTCCTGCAGAGATTCTCTTACGTATCGTGAATCTTGCTCGAATTGTTTTTGTCACATACCAGCACAACCAAGACGGATATACTCATCCTGAAAAAGTTCTGAAACCTCACATTATTGCATTAGTCGTGGATCCTATACCAgtataattagttaattaaacCTTAATCATATATGttgtgtatttaatttaataaaatgtcGTATGAGCAAGTCTTAGCTTGTTGAGTTGTGGACTTGTGGTAGGgcaattattttatatgttcatCATTGTGTATTTGTGAGGAACTTGTTCTCCTCCTCTATGTAACTGATTCTTAAATTTGGTGATTAATAAATTTCTTAGCATGCATCTTTAATCCGATCCCAATTCCCAAGGCTAGGAACGAGCATGCACATTATTTTATGCAAGGTGCACCTTGAAAATGGCCTTTGGAGAAAATCTTGGAGGAAGATGATTGTGATATAATACATCATCACTTTAGCGGTGAAATTCCTTGATGGATAACATTCGTTTTTCTCAAGATTTTAGAAGAGATTCGGGAGATTAGAACTTTTAAGAATGGTGACCCACAGTGACCCATCTTTATTATGTCCAATTAATCACTtgcatttctttctttttggtcACCTTCCTAAATTTTTGCTTACTGAACATAAGAAGTCCCTTCACTTTAGAAGTTCATTTTCAAACTTTACATTTTGACCAGTTGAGCTGTTTATGCGGGCAGTGAGCCACCATTCTTGTTAGATCACGTAGATGATTGATATTCTCATTCCTTACCGTCAAAATTTTCTGCAATTCAACCCTCTCAACTACCTAAAGACCAAACAAAGGtaagaaaaattgtaaaatattgaaggaccactacaccaaaaaggttatttattattttgttatttcgCTGTGGTTGGTAACCGCCACTAAATTGTTTAGAGGAAGTTCTTCAATCGTGCCTAAATATGAGATAGTTTGCCTAAATAGTGACGCTTATTAAATGttgctaaatatttttctttatttatttttaaaaattctagaGGCAGTTATCAAGTGTCACTAAATatttgtctttatttatttttaaaaatattagagGTAGTTATTTAAGTGccgttaaataattttttgttttcataatgaAGTgtcattaaatattttataattgcattattatattatcataaATAAACTATATGTACACATTTAAATGGAAAGAAAATCAGTTGTAACTAACATTCAATAGTATTCAATAATATTTGAGCATAGTAGActacatatttaattaaataagtatttttgacataacaacaacaaaaacaagtGATTCATCAATTAATATTTGAATCATCTAAGATAGGATCGTGGATCATGAATGCATAAGATAAGCCTAAGGTTCCTACTTGATTTTACCAACATTAATTATCTGGATAGATTACTGGATCATATtcagataaaaaataaataaaacaataagtaaaagaaaaggaactaGACACCGAAGAATTGTTTATGAAGTACGGAGCTATACTCCCACGTATGCGAGGCAACTCACGTcaacccaatccactagataATCACAAGGGGTTACAAGGAGCAACACAAAAAACCATACACACTATGGTTTACAAAAATACTCCAACAATAGCCTTCATCATCTTCGTAGTTGACCACATGCATGCCAAACTCAATTACCAACAACAAACATCATCAAACACTCATATAAAGCTGATAGATCACTCGAAATGATAATAGGAAATTTTAGAGAGCTTAGCCAAACTGCTGGATCAGACTTATCAAATTAATTCAACACAAATACCAAGCTTGAGtgatgtatttatatatagtagaaaTTTCCAACCGAACCAATCTGAATTTTTGCATCTTAGATCACCTCAAAACGTGTTGTTACATTCATTTAAAATCCCAGTAAAAATAGTAGATCATGGAGACCATATTTGGTTAGAGGAATATGCCCACTGGACTGCATTCTGTCTCTGATCCAGGCTGCCTATAGCGAGTTCTGACTTTGGTCCAGAAAACTGATCCAGCATAATAAAATGCaacctataaaaaaaatcttatgttctgactaataattaagccaatataAAAGGGTCCAAATGTGTATAATTTGTATacttacaatctccccctttgacaattatttgttaaaacacacaaacaaatatactcttaaggaaaattaaatatttgatcaaatttattaaaacaaCCATAAGTATATTTGTTTACCAGAAATAGCCTATGAGAAATAAAAGCATACAGACTCAACAAGCTCCCAATAGTCTTTTAGAGCAAAGACTTCCATCAGTACACAATATCACCATGCCAATTCAATTTCCAGAACATACCAATAACACCACACCAATCAATATCCGACATTCATAACTCACACATTTCATACTTCAAAGATAATCCACTCTGAGAAATGAACCAAGACAAATCCAAGAAAATACCTCTATAAAATTCCATAAAAATACCATACCAGAAACTCCCCCTTAATATTTGATCCCCCTTTTTGACAAAGGAATTGCCAAAGGTGATCATCAAGATTCAGGACTGAAAGCTGACGGGTGACCAGAAGATCTATATTACTGAATATACCCTCATGATCAATCAACATGATTAATATTCACAACCAATTCCCCATACTATTCATCATCCATATCTTATCCATGCATCACTAAGAATCTCCATATTCACCACTTGGATATAGTAAATTCATCAATCTCATTCATCAACAAAAGAATCTATCAATCAGTAAAATAGTACAGATAAGATAATAATCCAAATGATATGAATATCCAAAAAATATGATAATCCGGATGATTAaccaaataatatgataatctAAATGATATGATCACTAGATAATATGATAAGTAGATAACCGTGCTCCTCCTTAATTTGTACATCGTGGCAACTTCATCACAATAGCATCATAATAAGACAACTCTTAGAGCAAGTTTCTTGAAGCTGTAACAGGAACCTGCAAAAGTAAATTAGAAACGAGACCCTCAGAACTAGACTCATGTAACTTGAAAACAACCCAAAAAATAACGCAGAAGCACTATGTTGGTCCCAatagggtggtgaaaagtctagaggggggagtgaatagacttttctaacaattaaaaactttataacacttcaacaacagagatttcaagtgaataaattcaacttgaaatgtgcagcggaatatcgtacggtaaagtgctataaaacaaaactgcgtaaaactgaagagatacttgacatgcaatacgcTGGAAAACCTTAGAATAGCTCaaggaatatgtatgcaaagtttgagccacatgcgaacgtgggaacacataaacccagatgatatgatcaacaaagtacgtaaagggttagtgagttaCGTTAAAGCATGCAAATAATataaagtgcagtaaagtaaatgagaggcagagatttatagtggttcggagatggtgtaattttcctactccacttcttccttctccaaggaagatttccactatcttcaatcacccagatacaatagtgaaactcccgagtgctacgcacaaagctacactcaaccacgag
It includes:
- the LOC116032610 gene encoding premnaspirodiene oxygenase-like; translation: MELLINLFCFLLLLFLALVAREQNKWRGKKLPPGPWRLPFLGSMHHLYGGAASSPLRRLRDLAQKYGPLMHVQLGQVCAVVVSSPDMAKSVLKTHDLAFASRPKMLLADIVSYNSSDIVFCPYGDYWRQMRKICVVEVLSTRNVQGFSTIRRQEVSRLLDFIRLSGGRPVNLTEKVFQFTSSMTCRSAFGCVFKEQDEFIALIKEVLILLGGFDVADIFPSLKFLHGLSGMKRKILRVHNRIDAIVENVIGDHRRQKKTLTAGKKVDTGGSEDLIDVLLRMMDTHDGFQFPITIQNVKAIVFDLFTAGTETSSTTVVWAMVEMLRNPSILAKAQAEVRQAFKGDFNEEDVEDLKYLKLVIKETLRLHPPSPLLIPRECREETEINGYKIPPKTWVLVNVWSISRDPAYWDHAESFLPERFENSSIDFSGNNFEFLPFGGGRRICPGMSFGLANVILPLAKLLFHFDWELPQEPQYSKGLDLTESSGITAGKKDDLYLVATPYNPMI
- the LOC116032609 gene encoding vetispiradiene synthase 3-like — encoded protein: MENNILRPVVNFSPSLWGDQFHSFSIDNQVAEEYAREIEILKEQIRATLQIASGSSNVAEKLKFIDLLERLGIAYHFEKEIDDQLQHIYTHHPMHSHDLETVALQFRLLRQHGYKISTDIFSNFVDSNGKFRDTFDVKGLLSLYEASYVSTHGDDILEGVVAFAATRLRSAAPLLEPNSTLKKLVTHALDQPLHTGMPRIETRFFISVYEEEEDSSRNDVLLRFAKLDFNLLQMLHKQELSEVSRWWKELDFATTLPYARDRAVECYFWALGVYFEPHYSKARVMLAKNISIVSILDDTYDAYGTLEELDVYTDVIQRWDISEIDRLPNYMKISYKALLELFDEDEKDLSKEGRSYVVQHAMERMKELVRCYFIEAKWFIEGEKPVFAEYLRNAFVSCTYYLLATISCYGLKSADDKVFDWLMQNPRILEASVTLCRVIDDIATFDVEKDRGQVTTGIECYMKEYCVSQEKAMEKFQEMAELGLKDLNEGLIKPTPVPAEILLRIVNLARIVFVTYQHNQDGYTHPEKVLKPHIIALVVDPIPV